The Flavobacteriales bacterium genomic interval TCCAAGAGCATGGAGAAATAGCGATAGATCCTATCGGGAGAGGCAGAACCGTCATGATCGGCATGTTCGACATCATCTACGCCCATATCCAACCACCGCTTGGTGAATCGTACCGCGTCCTTCAATCGTGTAGGTCCTTCTATGGGACATCCCCAGATCGTGCTGACGGTACCGTTGATCTTCAGACCCACTTCCTTGGCCAAGGGTATGTACTTCTCACACATCTTCCAATACGCATCCAATGAGAGACCAGAATTCTTCCGATGATGGGACTCACTCGTGGATACCATGACCAGGATCCTATCGGGTCCATACCCCTCTTTGCGCGCCTGTATGGCTCGTTCGATGGCCCTTTCTCGAATAGTCACAGCTGTTAGACACACATCTTCCAGCTTATCCCCGATCCGCTTGCTCTCTCTGATACCTCTTAAGACTTCATCGGCATCTTTGAATTGAGGCATTCCCTTGGGATTACCCATATTGGTGATCTCCAATTTCTTGAAGCCGGCCAATACCAATTCTTCTGCCAGCCAGATCTTTGCCTGAGTAGGTATGAATTGCTCTTCGTGCTGAAAACCATCACGGATGGTGATATCAGCTATACTCACTTTCTTCGGAAAATTCACGGGCAGAGGACTTTGATATAAAGACAACAAATCCTCATGTCGATAATTGTTCGGTGACTCCATGTTTTCGAACAAGTGATGTTGATCACCTAACTGATGCAGGATAGCGGAGATGCACATCTGTAAAAAGGAGGATACATTACCACCAAAAGATTGCGCTGCATGAAACTTTAGCCTATCTTATTTCGTATAACGATAGCGAGACCATTTGCTAACGACTGAACCACCATTGACCCGGCCTTTAAAAAAAGCCTATGCGATCAGTACGTTACGCTATCACCCTTTCACTCTCCATTCTATCACTCACCTTATCAGCT includes:
- a CDS encoding pyruvate carboxyltransferase: MESPNNYRHEDLLSLYQSPLPVNFPKKVSIADITIRDGFQHEEQFIPTQAKIWLAEELVLAGFKKLEITNMGNPKGMPQFKDADEVLRGIRESKRIGDKLEDVCLTAVTIRERAIERAIQARKEGYGPDRILVMVSTSESHHRKNSGLSLDAYWKMCEKYIPLAKEVGLKINGTVSTIWGCPIEGPTRLKDAVRFTKRWLDMGVDDVEHADHDGSASPDRIYRYFSMLLDEIPETEKHIVHLHTTRGWGMANVLAALQAGATEFESTMGGIGGQPANFVDGVPVAGTGSYYYNDPNIVGLVTTEDMVVMMDEMGIQTNLDIDRILETGRMVERIVGRSLRSECIRTGRIPKGLKSDLDPLEDNLYQKTSW